The Periplaneta americana isolate PAMFEO1 chromosome 2, P.americana_PAMFEO1_priV1, whole genome shotgun sequence genome has a window encoding:
- the LOC138715257 gene encoding zinc finger protein 883-like isoform X1, producing the protein MDIIKTEPEVDTLYQEEDGNGLGKSLSIEGNFLRVDVNEIKLEPADLSFKIQERNFLRVDVNEIKLEPGDLSSEDMSETTHKENADQISLLVSEHEDEQESCDPDALEEQKMLEVVIEEGDSTERFLQQDSPDDVTRRHDENPQRPVVNNSLRQKRYQCEVCSREFTTLYFLVKHRNSHSTQKPYKCNICDKSFKKRQHILGHASTHTTDKPFKCDFCAKEFKYPNSLKGHLRVHTGEKPFTCHICSKAFTYSSSLNVHLRLHAMKTPMKCEICGKEFRSSYRLKRHLQMHSGENVYKCDICGKVFDAMRSLNDHVRIHTGDRPFKCQICDKSFRHRQNLFAHTRSHSDEKRYKCEVCGKEFKSSVQQRQHGLIHTGEKPFICDVCGKGFRASRHLKEHARIHAKEGTFKCKICDRSFKHPQSLKKHVCNFSEKR; encoded by the exons atggATATCATTAAAACAGAACCAGAAGTTGATACACTATACCAGGAAGAAGATGGAAATGGACTAGGAAAATCTCTATCAATT GAAGGAAATTTCTTGAGAGTGGATGTGAATGAAATAAAGTTGGAACCTGCCGACCTGAGTTTTAAGATACAGGAAAGAAATTTCTTGAGAGTGGatgtaaatgaaataaagttGGAACCTGGCGACCTGAGTTCTGAGGACATGTCTGAAACCACACACAAAGAAAATGCTGACCAAATTTCACTTCTAGTTTCAGAGCATGAGGACGAG CAAGAGTCGTGTGATCCAGATGCTCTGGAAGAGCAGAAGATGCTTGAAGTTGTGATAGAGGAAGGTGACTCAACGGAGAG GTTCCTTCAACAGGATAGTCCTGACGACGTTACTAGAAGACATGATGAAAATCCACAACGCCCTGTTGTGAATAACTCTTTACGTCAGAAGCGCTACCAGTGTGAAGTCTGCAGCAGAGAGTTCACTACTTTGTATTTTCTTGTAAAACACAGAAACTCTCACTCGACACAGAAGCCTTACAAATGCAATATTTGTGACAAGAGTTTCAAAAAACGTCAACATATCCTGGGCCACGCATCAACCCATACAACGGACAAGCCATTCAAGTGCGATTTCTGTGCTAAGGAATTCAAGTACCCCAATTCATTGAAAGGTCACTTACGTGTTCACACTGGGGAGAAGCCCTTTACATGCCACATCTGTAGTAAGGCCTTCACATACTCCAGTTCTCTAAACGTCCACCTACGTCTGCACGCTATGAAAACGCCTATGAAATGCGAGATTTGTGGTAAAGAGTTTAGAAGTTCATACCGTCTCAAACGCCACTTGCAAATGCACTCTGGGGAGAATGTCTATAAATGTGATATATGTGGTAAAGTTTTTGATGCCATGAGATCTCTCAACGATCACGTACGAATTCATACAGGAGACAGACCTTTCAAATGTCAGATATGTGACAAAAGTTTTAGACATAGACAGAATTTGTTTGCTCATACCCGCAGTCACTCGGACGAGAAACGTTACAAATGCGAAGTTTGCGGTAAGGAGTTCAAGAGTTCCGTACAACAGAGACAGCATGGGCTCATTCATACAGGGGAAAAACCGTTCATATGTGACGTTTGTGGTAAAGGTTTTAGAGCATCGAGACATCTCAAAGAACATGCCCGCATTCATGCGAAGGAAGGTACTTTTAAATGCAAAATATGTGACAGATCCTTTAAACACCCGCAGAGTTTGAAAAAGCATGTGTGCAATTTCTCTGAAAAACGTTGA